The Rhipicephalus sanguineus isolate Rsan-2018 chromosome 10, BIME_Rsan_1.4, whole genome shotgun sequence genome segment TGCTGAATTATTTCAAGCTGATTAGtgtcttttaaagggacactaaagagcaaaacgatttttctcgtattagtaaagtgctctttcacgatatcaaaaacaccacgcttgctgccagaagacgcttagtaagcgagaaaacgcgcaaaaacaaaatgtgggtggcgacgccacctagaagtttctgcaccattcgccgtgatgtcacatgttttgacggcgcctactagggacaacgtagttcctaatcggtaaaaatgaagtacattgtcctctgagggggccatacacttaacataccaagtttgggataACTtttttgagccaatggcgccaaaatatgataaatacactttgggatacgtgacgtcacgcggggagatttcggtgcgaaatttaaaaacgatactttgaacttgattttctcctctattaatcaacctatgatgacgaaattaacgacgttagagttctcagagcacaatttatcgatctaggcagattcattgtttctctttagtgtccctttaaagtatgTGGGTCCCAAATTTGTGATGTGTATTCTAATTTAGATCGCACATATGCGTTCACAGTGAGCAAGCACACTTGAGGAGAAGCATGATGTAGCCTTCTACGTAAGAAGCACAACTTCTAAAATGTCTTCGTGCATATTTCCAATTTATGTTTAGTCTATGTTAATTTGTCAGCAAAAGTGACTACGAGGTACTTGTAACTGTCAACAGTTTGAATGGGAATGCTGCTGGAATGGTACTCAAATATTCTTGGGGCCTTTTTTCTAGTGATTCTTAGTGAAACTGTTTTCTGCACATTTAACTGCATATCCCAAGAATGACACCAAGAATTTATGTTATAAATTGTTTGTTGAAGCAAATCTTGGTCACTAGTAGAAGCTATTTCTTTAAATATAatacagtcatctgcgaatagctTTACCGATACTGGTAATGAAATATCCTCCGTTAAAACATTAATATAAACTAAAAACAAGGGCCCTAATACACTGTCTTTCGGCACACCAGAGCTCGCAGGAAGCACTCAAGAATGGCAACCATTAATATCTACAAATTGTTCTCTGTTGATCAAGTATGGTGCAATCCACTTAAGTAATCCGGAAGGCCAATTAGTTTAAAAAGTTTATGCAATAGGTTGGAATGTGACACCTGATTGAAAGCCTTACAGAAGTCAAGAAATAACATATCAACCTGGACATCTTTATCAAGAACCAGAGAGATTTCGTGTACGTTGTTACTAACTGTGTTCTTGTCAACATACCTCCCTGGAACGCATGCTTATGAGGTGACACAATTTCTCCCTCAGGCAAACAACAACGACAGCTGAAGTCGCAAGGCTCAGTGAAATGTGGCCATGTCTGTTTTGCAGCCATCACTGCAACGGAGGGTAAAAGAGGGATCAATGTGGTCTTTCAAAAAACACACAGAGGGCATGACTTCAACATGTGCCACACTTTACTGTCAAACACCGAGAAGGCTGCAATTGCTGGTAAGGGTAACACACTTCACCCTCTAACAGTGTTTTCCTAAAATACATATAGTTTACCCTGAAATATCCAATTATATTGCACTGAGTTACTGAACAGGATCCTGTGAGTTAAGAACTGCAGACTTGCTAGCAATTTCATCATGTACATTACTTCACAAAAGAAATGCTAGTATTAAAATATGTGCTGCCCACACTAACCTGtaaaagcaaaatatttttttaaattttatttcctGACTGTAACACAAATATTGTTTTCTCTTTATCACATTCAGCTAAGCTCCGTGAAGGTGTGACCGTGGACGCTGTCCTTGATGGTATAAGGGACAACATGGACGGTACAAGGAAACGCATCCATCTCACAACGAAACAAGACCTTTATAATATACTGAGAGATTACAAGATTAAAAACAGTGAGCGACTACACATGGACGATCATGCAAGTGTGCTGCTCTGGGTGAAGCACATGGAAAATGAGCTGGACAATCCTGTCCTGTTCTTTAAGCATCAAGGGTGGCTAGACAAGCCAGACATCCTTTCAAGAAATGAAAGTGAACTTCTTGACATCAATGATTTCATGATTGTAATAATGACTGAGCCCCAACGTGACCTACTTGCCAGCTTGGGCAGCGATCGCATCTGCATAGATGGAACACATGGAACTACAGGTATGTATCACATTTCTCTTACCCTTATGTAAATAGAGATGAGTGCTATTGCGGTCTCTCTGGACAGTTTTAGGTGGATTGCTATGTTTTAGGTGATGTTTAGGTGATGCTATGTTTTAGGACAGTTTTAGGTGGATTGACACTTCCCCCTCCCTGCTTTCACTAGTGCCACAGCAGTCAAGACCCATAGCAAGCAGCCAATAAAAATAATGCGTAATTTGGGGTGCAGAACACCTTTTAGAAGTACCCATGTGTTATATTCTCACACCCTTTTCAGCTGAAACCAGTTACACTGAACCATACATATATATTTAATTTCATTCAATAAATTACCTGATACTAAAAGACTAAAGAAAagcttattttcattatttactttGCAGGTTTTGACTTCCAACTTGTGACCCTACTCTGTGTTGATGAGTTTGGTGTGGGCTTCCCAGTAGCATTCTGCATTACTAACAAGGTAGATCAAAAGGCAATGGAAACCTTCTTCAAATCAGTGCGGCAGAAACACGGAGAAGTGACAGCCAGGGTGTTTATGAGCGATGATGCCCCAAGCTTTTACAATGCCTGGCAGGCAATCATGGGCAACGTCGAGAAGAGGCTTCTTTGTGCTTGGCATATTGATAAGAACTGGCGGCAGAACATAAGACAGCACATCAAGGACAAGGAGCTCCAAGCATTCACATACAAGGTGAGTATGCCAATAGAAAGCATGACcattttcacagcgaagctgtttaagctcgaaaAATCCCCGTTAGTTGGagacagaaattatcatcatcatgaaccggcacgcgctcacttCACACCTTCttccatcttctgcttcactcccagaacacatACGCCATGTttggtgtgggatgcaataaccctgaagggcgagagaacaagtacagagagagagagagagagaaaacaaaacaaagacagcaagaaaaaaagagaacttcTTGGTGAGGCAGGATTTGaccccgcgtacccacgatcagaaagcaaacgtcttaactactaggctatccaggcacactagaaaagcatagcacagccttctATAGTAagcatagcaaggggttgggaaagggaagtgagggtgagaacgCGCCGGTTCGTCCAGCATTGGATGCAATAACTCAGctcgagtacagagagagagacaggaagaagcaaaaaagagagagagagagaaaaaacagagagcatggcagaaagagaaaaatagagagacaaaggaagcatagcatagccacgtatagtacagTACATCAAGGGGTGACgaggagtgatgcgaggaaaagaaggaggggagagggtgaaataTAGCATAGCTGTAtctatagtatagtgtaacaaggggtgggaaatggaagtaagAGTGAGGAGGCGGGGAATGCCACCAGCTCCACTCTTCCTTCAGTCTTCTCACCACTAATGCGTAGCAGCCCCAACTTTTTAAAATACCGTTTTACTCAACATGATCACTCCTTTAAATGCTGTCATTATTATCAGCATAAATTTTGTCAATTGCAGGAAGAAGGCCACATtaagcagggtgattccacgtaagatcgaacaaacgatggctggtcgacctctcaaatttatttcaaaattttatatattattgcctgatgagtggaaagaagagatgcgcaatttgttttgccgccaaaaattttttcgaaccacaggaaatcagtaatgacgaagaggtg includes the following:
- the LOC119406737 gene encoding uncharacterized protein LOC119406737, with protein sequence MCHTLLSNTEKAAIAAKLREGVTVDAVLDGIRDNMDGTRKRIHLTTKQDLYNILRDYKIKNSERLHMDDHASVLLWVKHMENELDNPVLFFKHQGWLDKPDILSRNESELLDINDFMIVIMTEPQRDLLASLGSDRICIDGTHGTTGFDFQLVTLLCVDEFGVGFPVAFCITNKVDQKAMETFFKSVRQKHGEVTARVFMSDDAPSFYNAWQAIMGNVEKRLLCAWHIDKNWRQNIRQHIKDKELQAFTYKVENSQEVEENLTGKLTALQAIRLQGTCNGSKRSLLLLDALREKLQETPPNNEFYKMKQMNHIIDEIVGNQQAVVVNLGEDTIEEEEDSMDDEHFEWQ